The DNA region GGTGCAGGGCTATCGGCCGAACTTGCTCGGCAAGCCGAAATACGACGACGTCTGGCTCGAAGGCTGAACCATGGCGCGACGGTCACCAGTCAAGGTCATCGGCAGCCGCCTGTTGCAGGCGCTGCCCGTGATCCTGCTCGCGACCTTCATGGTGTTCGCGCTGCTCAAGCTGGTGCCCGGCGACATCGCCGTGACCTTGGCGGGCGACAACGCGACCGACGCGCGGATCACCGAGATCAGGGCAATCTACGGCCTCGACCGGCCATTCCTGGTGCAGTATGGCGCCTGGCTCGGCCATGTCGCGCAGGGCGATCTTTCGCAATCGCTGTTGACCGGCGAGAAGGTCGCAGTCTCGATCGGCCGCGCCTTCCCGAACACGCTGCTGATCGTCGTGATCGCGCTGGTGCTGGCGCTCATCACGGGGATTCCGATGGGCGTGATGGCCGCGATCAAGCCGAACGGCTGGGTCGACAAGCTGATCAGCATGATCGCCTCGCTCGGCGTCGCCGTGCCTGGCTTCTGGCTCGCGATGATCCTGGTGGCGGAGTTCTCGCTGAAGCTGAACTGGCTGCCGGCGACCGGTGCAAAATCCTTCAGTGCCTCGCCGATCGATGCGATCAGGCACGCGCTGCTGCCGGCCGTCGCGATCGCGGCCTACGGCATGGCCGAGGTCGCGCGCCAGCTCCGCGGCGCGTTGCTGGAGGTGCTCTCGTCGCAATATGTCCGCACGCTGCATGCCAAGGGACTGTCGATGTCCCGCATCCTCTGGCAGCACGGCCTGAAGAATGTCGGCGTCAATCTGCTCACCATCATCAGCCTGCTGGTCAACCGCATGCTGGCGGCGACCGTCGTGATCGAGGCGGTGTTCGCCATTCCCGGCCTCGGCAGCCTGATCGTGCGCGGCGCGATCCAGCGCGATTTCCCGATCGTGCAGGGCGTGGTCTTCACCATGGTGGTGGTCGTGATCGCGGTGAATTTGATCACCGACCTGCTCTGTGCCGCGGTCGATCCGAGGATCGAGCAATGACCGACACGGCGCTCGCTCCGCTCCGGATGCCCGCCAAGCCGACCCGGCTCCGGCGTTTCCTGCGCTGGCTCGCCGGCGATCTGCGCGCCGCGCTGTCGATCCTGGTGCTATCGGTGCTCGTTGTCGTCGCAATCGGCGCGCCCTGGATCGCGCCCTATGCGCCGACCGCGCAGGACGTCAACAACATGCTGGCGCCGCCGGGGCCGCTGCATCTGCTCGGCACCGACGATCTCGGCCGCGACATCTTCTCCCGCCTGATCTACGGCGCGCCGGCCACCGTCTATGCCAGCCTGCTTGCGGTCGGCGTCGCGGTTCTGATCGGGCTGCCCGTCGGCCTCATCGCCGGCTATTTCGGCGGCTGGATCGACGACGTCATCAGCCGTATCATCGACACCTTCCTGTCGTTCCCCGCCATCGTGCTGGCGATCGCGGTCACCGGCGCGCTCGGCATCGGCCTGACCAACGGCATGATCGCGATCGGCATCACGATGTTTCCGGCGCTGGCGCGCATCGTCCGCGCCCGCACGCTGATTGTGCGGCAGGAGCTCTATGTCGATGCGTCGAGGGGTTTTGGCGCGCCAACCTGGCATGTGCTGTGGCGCCACGTGCTGCCGAACACGCTGCAGCCGGTCATCGTGCAGGTGACGCTGCTGCTCGCCGCGGCGCTCTTGGCGGAAGCCAGCCTGTCATTCCTTGGCCTCGGCATCCAGCCGCCGGACCCGAGCTGGGGCGCCATGCTGGCGCGCGCCTATCAATATATGGAAATCGCCCCGGAGCAGATGTATGCGCCGGGCCTTGCCATTCTCGTCGTCTCTCTGGCGTTCAATGCGCTGGGAGAATCCTTGCGTGTCGTGCTCGATCCGACCATGAAGGATCGTTGAGCTCAGGTGAAACCGTTATGTCGTTCAAGAAACTGCTGATTGCCAACCGCGGTGAGATCGCGATCCGCATTGCCCGCGCCGCGGCCGAGAGCGGTATCGCGACGGTCGCGATCTATCCCGCCGATGATGCCGCCTCGCTGCACGTCCGATCCGCCGACGCGAGGCACGAGATTCCCGGCCGCGGCGCGCGGGCCTATCTCGACATCGAGGCGGTCATCGCGGCCGCCAGGGCCACGGGCTGCGACGCGTTGCATCCGGGCTACGGCTTCCTCAGCGAGAACACCCAGCTGGCGCGGCGCTGTGCCGAGGAGAAGATCACCTTCGTCGGGCCGTCGCCGGAGGCGCTCGATCTGTTCGGCGACAAGGCCAAGGCAAAGGCGCTGGCCAAAAAGTGCGGCGTGCCGATTATCGCCGGCACCTCCGGCGCAACGACACTCGACCAGGCAAAGGCCTTCTTCACCTCGCTCGGCGCGAATGCCGCCGTGATGATCAAGGCGATCGCGGGCGGCGGCGGGCGCGGCATGCGCGTGGTCGAGGATTTGGCGAAGCTCGATGAAGCCTATGCGCGCTGCCAGTCGGAGGCCAAGGCGGCGTTCGGCAACGATGCGGTCTATGTCGAGCGGCTGATCCGGAAAGCGCGCCACATCGAGGTGCAGATCATCGGCGATCGTCATGGCGCGATCAGCCATCTCTGGGAGCGCGAATGCACCATTCAGCGCCGCAACCAGAAGCTCATCGAGGTGGCGCCGAGCCCGTCGCTGAGCGAGAGCCTGCGTGCGCGCATCATCGAGGCGGCAAAGCAGCTCGCCTCTGGCGCGCGCTACGACAATCTCGGCACCTTCGAATTCCTGGTCGATGACGAGGCGGAGGAAAGCAAGGGCGAGGGCGCCTTCGCCTTCATCGAGGCCAATCCGCGGCTGCAGGTCGAGCATACCGTCACCGAGGCGGTGCTTGGCATCGACCTCGTGCGTTCGCAGCTTGCGGTCGCCGCCGGCGCCACGCTGGCTTCGCTCGGGTTGGCACAGGCCGCCGTTCCGCTGCCGCGCGGCTATGCGATGCAGCTGCGCGTCAACATGGAGGTGATGGACGAGAAGGGGGTGACAAAACCGACCGGCGGCACGCTCAATGTGTTCGACCTGCCGTCCGGACCCGGCGTCCGCGTCGATACGTTCGGCTATTCCGGCTACCGGACCAGCGCCGCGTTCGACTCGCTGCTCGCAAAAGTCATCGTGCATTCGCCGAGCCCGAAATGGACCGACGTGGTGCACAAGGCGGCGCGCACCCTGCGCGAATTCCGCATCGGCGGCGTCGCCACCAACATTCCATTCCTCGGCGCAATCCTGGCGCACCAGAGCTTTGCCCGGAACAAGATCAGCACCAACTTCATCGATACTCATGTCGCGGCGCTGGTCGGCACGGCCAGGGATCTCGCCGCGCCATTGGTCGAGGTCAGCGAGGTAGCCACGGCCACGGCCGTCGCCACGGTGGCGCCCAAAGGATCACTCCCGGTGCCGGCGCCGCTGCAGGGCACGATCGTCGCGATCGAGGTCGCGGAGGGCGATCTGGTTCGTCCCGGCCAGCAGATCGCGGTGCTGGAATCGATGAAGATGGAGCATCTCGTCACCGCGCCGCATGGTGGCCGGGTGACCAAGATCGCGGGCGGCCCCGGCGTCACCCTGATGCATGGCGAGCCGATCCTGTTCCTCGAGCCGGCCGAGGTCGACGGCCATGCTACGGCAGAAGAGGCTGCGATCGATCTCGATCATATCCGCCCGGACCTCGGCGAGCTGATCGCGCGCAAGGCGATCACGCTGGACGAGAACCGTCCGGCCTCGGTGGAGCGCCGCCGCAAGACCAACCAGCGCACCGCGCGCGAGAATATCGCGCAGCTGGTTGATGAGGGCTCGTTCGTCGAATACGGCTCGCTCGCGATCGCGGCACAGCGCCGCCGCCGCAAGGTCGAGGACCTCATCAAGAACACGCCGGCCGACGGCCTGATCGCGGGCGTTGCCACCGTCAACGCCAGGGATTTCGGCGCCGACGGTGCGCGCTGCATGGTGATCTCCTATGACTACACCGTGCTCGCCGGCACCCAGGGCCACATGAACCACAAGAAGATCGACCGCATGCTCGGTCTTGCCGAGCAGTGGCGCATGCCGCTGGTGTTTTACGCCGAGGGCGGCGGCGGCCGTCCCGGCGATACCGACCGGCTCGGCATGACAGGCCTCGACGGCCCGTCCTTCGTGCAGTTCGCCAAGCTGTCGGGGCTCGTGCCCGTGATCGGGGTCGTTTCGGGCTATTGCTTCGCCGGCAACGCCGCGATGCTCGGCGTCTGCGACGTCATCATCGCCACCAAAAATGCCTCGATCGGCATGGGCGGTCCGGCGATGATCGAAGGCGGCGGGCTTGGCGTCTACCATCCCGCCGAGGTCGGCCCGGTCTCGTTCCAGTCGCCGAACGGCGTGATCGACATCCTGGTCGAGGACGAGGAAGAGGCGACCACGGTCGCGCAGAAATATCTGTCCTACTTCCAGGGCGCGGTGCAGGACTGGAAGGCGCCGGACCAGCGGCTGCTGCGCCGCGCGATCCCGGAAAATCGCCTCAGGGTCTACGACATCCGCAACGTGATCGACCTGATGGCCGACGAGGGCTCGGTGCTGGAGATCCGCAGGGATTTCGGCGTCGGCATGATCACGGCTTTCATCCGCATCGAGGGCAAGCCGTTCGGCCTGATCGCCAACAATCCAAAACATCTCGGCGGCGCGATCGACGCTGCGGCCGGCGACAAGGCCGCGCGCTTCATGCAGCTGTGCGATGCCTTCGACATCCCGATCGTCTCGCTGTGCGACACGCCGGGCTTCATGGTTGGCCCCGAGGCCGAGAAGACCGCGATCGTGCGCCACGTCGCGCGGATGTTCGTCACCGGCGCCAGCATCACGGTGCCGCTGTTTGGAATCGTGCTGCGCAAAGGCTACGGTCTCGGCGCCCAATCGATGATCGGCGGCGGCTTCCACGCCTCGTTCTTCACGGTGGCGTGGCCGACCGGCGAATTCGGCGGCATGGGCCTCGAGGGGTATGTCCGCCTCGGCTTCCGCAAGGAGATGGAGGCGATCGCGGACCCGGTGGAGCGCGAAAAGTATTTCCAGACCAAGGTCGCCGAGCTCTACGCCAACGGCAAGGCAGTCTCGATCGCCTCGGTGCTCGAGATCGACGAGGTGATCGACCCCGCCGATACCCGGCATTGGATCATGGCCGGCCTCCGCTCGGTGCCGAAGGTAGAGCCGCGGACGCACCGCAAGCGGCCGTGTATTGATGCGTGGTAGCGAGGGCGAAGCTGCGTCCTCAACCCAACTGTCATCGCCCGGCTCGACCGGGCGATCCAGTACGCCGCGGCCGATCGGCTCGATAACCACTGTCTCTGGAATACTGGATCACCCGCATGCGCGGGTGATGACACCGCATTTTTCGACGTCTTGAATTGCCAACCATCCCATCGTCGTCCTGGCGAAAGCCAGGACCCATTACCCCAAATATTGATTGTTGCGCGACGCTGGGGCCGCGATCCCGTTCATCGCTGAATGCGGTGGTTATGGGTCCTGGCCTTCGCCAGGACGACGGCGGTGGATGGGTAGGCGCCTCGCTTCATCGAGAGAGCGATCCCAAGCTCACCCCAACCTCAACTCCGCATATCCCTTCGCCGCCACCTCATCGCACCGCGCGCGATACGCAGGCGCGCTGCCGCTGTAGCGGGCGACGATGCGCCTCTGCTTGCCTTCGACGTTGCGGTTGATGCCGGTCATCCAGGAATCGACCTCGTTGGACAAAAGTCCGACTCCGAGCGCCTTGACGTGATCGGTCCAGCCCGCGGTGCCCTCGGGCGTGGCGTCGAGGAAGGTCAGGCCGTTCTCCTGTGCGAAGCGGAGCAGGCCGGTGACCCAGTCGACGCTGTATTCGATGCTGCGCGGGATGTTGCCGAGCGCGGTGTGCGGGCCCATCAGCATCATCATGTTGGGAAAGCCGTCGACCATCAGCCCGAGATAGGTCTCCGGGCCGTGCGTCCACTTCTCCTTCAGCCTTGCGCCGTGCGCGCCGCGGAGATCGATCTTGTCGAAGCTGCCGGTGATGGCATCGAAGCCGGTGGCGTAGATGATGATGTCGAAGGCGTAGTCCTTGTCGGTGGTCCGGATGCCCTCGGGCGTGATCCGCTCGATCGGCGTCTGCTTCAGATCGACGAGCTCGACATTGTCGCGGTTGTAGACCTCGTAATAGAAGGTCTCGAGCGGCAGCCGCCTTGTGCCGAAGCCGTGATTCGTCGGGATCAGCTTCTCGGCGACCTCCGGATCCTTGACGCGCTCGCGGATCTTGCGCGCGACGAAGTCGCTGATCGTGGCATTCGCCTTGCGGTCGATCAGGATGTCCTTGAAGTTGCCTTGCCAGATGCCGAAGCCGCGCTCGCCGTAGAGCTTCTCGTAAAACGCCTCGCGCTCGGTGTCGCTGACCTCGAATGCGCCGCGCGGATCGGGCGTATGCACGAAGCAGGCGAAGGTCTCCTTGCAGCGCGCAAAGATTTCGGGATAGCCGGCCTTGATCCTGCGTTGCGTCTCCGCATCGATCTTGCCGTTGTGCAGCGGCGCCGCCCAGTTGGCGGTGCGCTGGAACACGGTGAGGTGGCCGACCTCGCCGGCGATGGTCTGGATGGTCTGGATGCCGGTCGCGCCGGTGCCGATCACGGCGACGCGCTTGCCGGCAAAATCCACCTTCTCCTTGGGCCAACGCGCGGTGTGAAACGACTGGCCCTTGAAGTCGTCACGGCCCTCGACGCGCGGCAGGGTGGGCGTCGACAACGGACCGATTGCGGTGATCAGGAATCGGCAGCTATGGCGCGCGCCGTTCTCCAGTGTGACCTGCCAGCTTCGCGTGTCGTCCTGGTAGATCGCGGACGTGACGCGGCTCTCGAACTGGATGTCGCGGCGCAGATCGAACTTGTCGGCGACATAATTGCAGTAGCGCAGGGTCTCGGGCTGGCCGGCGAAATGCTCCGACCATTCCCATTCCTCGAGCAGCTCCTTCGAGAACGAGTAGCCGTAGGAGTAGCTCTCCGAATCGAACCGCGCGCCGGGATAGCGGTTCCAGTACCAGGTGCCGCCGACGCCGGTGCCGGCCTCGAACACGCGCGCCGAGAGGCCGAGCTCGCGCAGCCGGTAGAGCTGGTACATGCCGGACAGGCCGGCGCCGATGATGATGACGTCGTAGTCCAGCGCAGCCGACTGGGGGCTGTTGTCCTGGCGCAATGCGGCCACCTGTCGTCGCTCCCTGATGGGTTGATTGCCGGTAAGGCTAGCCGGTCTTCTTGCCGCCGACAAACATCGAACAGCGGGGCTGCCATCGCGATTTGCCGGGTGCGCCGGCCTCTCCGCATTCCGCGCGGCGGACGCTCCGCCCTGCGGCTTTACTCAGCCGCGGGATTTCCTCTATCGTCGGCCCGACAAGGACGATCGCCCGCCAAGCGGCGACGGAACCAGCGGGAGTGAAGCGATGGGAGAGGCGCTGCGCACGCCGACGTCAACAGACGTCAGCAACCCCCGGCTTTATCAGGATGACACCTGGCGGCCGCTGTTCGCGCAGCTCCGCCGCGACGACCCCGTGCATTATTGCGAGGCCTCGGCCTACGGTCCGTACTGGTCGGTGACGCGCTACGACGACATCTTCGCGGTCGAGCTGGACCATCAGAACTATTCCTCGGCCTCCGAGCTCGGCGGTATCCAGGTCGCTGACCAGCCAAAGGGGCAGGAGCGGCCGAGCTTCATCCGCATGGACCCGCCCGGCCACACCGCGCAGCGCCGCACGGTCGCGCCGATCGTGGCGCCGTCGAACCTCGCCAATTTCGATGCCTTGATCCGCCAGCGCACCGCGGCCGTGCTCGACGCACTGCCGCGCAACGAGACCTTCGACTGGGCCGAGCGGGTCTCGGTCGACCTCACCAACATGATGCTGGCGACGCTGTTCGATTTTCCGGCTGAGGACCGCGCCAAGCTGACCTGGTGGTCCGATGTCGCGATCGCCAATGTCGAGTCCCCCGACGCGGTGGTGCATTCGGAGGCTGAACGCACCGCCGAGCTGATCAAGATGGGAGAATATTTCCGCAAGCTATGGGATGCGCGGATCGATGCGGCTCCGACCTTCGATTTGATCTCGATGCTGGCGCATTCGGAAGCAACGCGGAATCTGGAGCCGCGCGAGTTCATCGGCACGATCGGGCTTTTGATCGTCGGCGGCAACGACACCACGCGCAACTCGATGTCCGCCGGGCTGATGGCGCTGTGCGAGAATCCGGGGCAGTTCGAGCTGGTCCGCGCGAGGCCGGAGCTGATCCCGAACCTGGTCTCTGAGACCATCCGCTACCACACGCCGGTGCTGCACATGCGCCGCACCGCGCGCAACGATGTCGAGCTCGCCGGCCGCCGGATCAGGAAGGGCGACAAGGTGGTGATGTGGTATATCTCCGGCAATCGCGACGAGGACAAGATCGAGCGTGCCGATGAATTCATCATCGACCGCGCCAAGCCGCGCCAGCACCTCGCCTTCGGCGCCGGTGTCCACCGCTGCGTCGGCGACCGCCTCGCCGAGCAGCAATTGCGCATCCTCTGGGAGGAGGTGTTGGCGCGCGATCTGCGTTTTGAGCTGATGGGCCCGCCGCAAAGGCTCTATTCAAATTTCATCCGCGGTATACGAAGCTTGCCGGTGAGAATCGTGAATTGAGCTGCATCACCGCGTCATTGCGAGCGAAGCAAAGCAATCCATCGTGCGTCATGCGCGGAAGCATGGATTGCGTCGTCGCTCCGCTCCTCGCAATGACGGGAGAATCGCCAGGAAACAAGAATGAAGAACGATCCCGTTGACGTCCTGATCATCGGCGCCGGCGCCTCCGGCGCCGCGATAGCGTGGAGCCTCGCCGATACTAAGATGCACATCCTCTGCCTCGATCAGGGCGGCTGGATGAACCCTGCCGAATATCCGAGCACCGGGCGCGACTGGGAGGCGAAGTTCTACGGCGAGTGGTCGTCCAGCCCGAATGTCCGCAAGCGGCCCGAGGACTACCCGATCAATGACGACAATTCGCCGATCAAGGTCGTCAATTTCAACGCCGTCGGCGGCTCGACCGTGATGTACACCGCGCACTGGCCGCGGCTGCATCCGTCCGACTTCAAGGTGAAGACGCTCGACGGCGTCGCCGACGACTGGCCGATCGACTACGACGCGCTCACGCCTTTCTTCGAGGAGAACGATCGCATGATGGGCGTCTCGGGGCTGTCGGGCGATCCGCTGTCGCCGCTCAGCCATCCACCGATGCCGCAGCAGCCGCTCGGGCTATCCGGCCCGCTGATCGGCAAGGCCATGAACAAGCTCGGCTGGCACTGGTGGCCGTCGGACACCACGGTCGCGACGATGGACTACGAGGGCAGGGCGCGCTGCATCAATCTCGGCCACTGCACGCCGGCCTGCGCCCAGGGCGCCAAGGCCTCGACCGACATCACCTACTGGCCCCATGCGATCCGCGCCGGGGTCGAGCTCAAGACCCATTGCCGGGTGCGCGAGATCCTGACCAACGAGCACGGCATGGCCTCCGGCGTCGTCTACTACGACAAGGATGGCGTCGAGCAATTCCAGCCGGCGGAGGTCGTCATCATCGCCTGCAACGGCGTCGGCACGCCGCGGCTGCTGCTCAATTCGGTGTCGGGAAAATTCCCGAATGGTCTCGCCAATTCGTCGGGCCTGGTCGGCAAGAACCTGATGTTCCACCCCTATGCGCAGATCTACGGTTTCGTGAAGGAGCCGACCGACAGCAACCGTGCGCCGCCGACCTGCCTGTGGAGCAAGGAGTTTTACGACACGGATCTCTCGCGCGGTTTCGTCCGCGGCTACGGCATCCAGTTCGGCCGCGGCGCCGGGCCGCTGTTCGAGGCGGTCGCGAGCGAGCAGAAGGGCATCCTGCCCTGGGGTGGGGATCATCACCGCGTCTTCCGCAAGCTCAACGGTCATCGCCTTGCGGTGTCGGCGATCTGCGAGGATCTGCCGGAGGAGCACAACCGCGTCACGCTCGATCCGGTCCTGAAGGACAGCCACGGCATTCCCGCGCCGAAGATCGACTACACGATCAGCGCCAACAGCCGCAAGATGATGGATCACGGCCTGGCGCGCGGCCGCGAGATTCTCGAGGCCGCGGGCGCCACCGACATCTGCATCAACGATCCGATCCCCTGGGGCGGCTGGCATCTGCTTGGCACGGCGCGGATGGGGACCGATCCTGCGCGCTCCGTGGTCAACGAATGGGGCCGCTCGCATGACGTGAAGAACCTGTTCATCGTCGACGGCAGCATCTTCGTCACCTCGGGCGGCGTGAACCCGACCTCCACCATCCAGGCCCTTGCGCTCTACATCGCCGACCAGATGAAGCAGCGCCTCGCCAATTTGTTCGACTGAGACCGCCAGAGACCGACATGTCCGATAGCAAGCAACTGACCGCAGCCCAGCGCGCCGATCTCCGCACCGTCGCCGCGATGATCGTTCCCGAAAGCGCCGAGTACAAGGTGCCCGGGGCTGATGATGCCGTGATCCAGGCGGATATGCTTGCCACGCTGGGCCGGGATACGGCGCTGGTCGCTCAGGCGCTTGATCATCTGGCAAAGCTTGCGGGCAAGCCGCTCGCCGAGCTCGACGATGCCAGGCGCGACGCGGTGGCGCTGGAGTTTCGTAGCCATGGCGGCGCTGCCGCGGCCACGCTCGTCCGCGTGGTGCTGCAATGCTACTACCGCGACGACCGCGTGCTGCGCTCGCTCGGGCTCGAGCTGCGTGCGCCGTTCCCCAAGGGCCACGTGCTGCCGGACGGCGACTGGTCGCTGCTCGATCCGGTCAAAGCGCGCGGCGGCACGCTGCGGCGGGCGACCTAAAGCATTTGCGAGCGAAGTGGATACCGGTTCGCGTAGAGAAAACGCGTCAAAACTTGAATCTAGGGCTCCGTTCCATTGGAACGGGACCCTAGCCATTCGGGCAGGTGCAGGCGTAACCACTTGCAGCGATGGGAGCAGGTCACCATTTGAGGTGACCAAAGGACTCTCGCCATGCTGGATTTTACCTCAGATACCGCCGCTGACACGCCGTCATCGCGGGCGGCTGATGCTGCTCAAACCGATGACCGGGTGTTGCTCGACGCCTATTCCAATGCCGTGATCGACGTCACCGACCGCGTCGGTCCCGCCGTGGTCCGCGTCGAAACCGGGCCGAAAGTGCGCAATGCGCGCGAGCGCGGCGGGCTCGGTTCGGGCATCGTCATCTCGCCCGACGGGTTCGTGCTGACCAACAGCCATGTGGTCGGATCGTCGAAGGAGATCCGTCTGCGCGACACCGA from Bradyrhizobium sp. B124 includes:
- a CDS encoding carboxyl transferase domain-containing protein; its protein translation is MSFKKLLIANRGEIAIRIARAAAESGIATVAIYPADDAASLHVRSADARHEIPGRGARAYLDIEAVIAAARATGCDALHPGYGFLSENTQLARRCAEEKITFVGPSPEALDLFGDKAKAKALAKKCGVPIIAGTSGATTLDQAKAFFTSLGANAAVMIKAIAGGGGRGMRVVEDLAKLDEAYARCQSEAKAAFGNDAVYVERLIRKARHIEVQIIGDRHGAISHLWERECTIQRRNQKLIEVAPSPSLSESLRARIIEAAKQLASGARYDNLGTFEFLVDDEAEESKGEGAFAFIEANPRLQVEHTVTEAVLGIDLVRSQLAVAAGATLASLGLAQAAVPLPRGYAMQLRVNMEVMDEKGVTKPTGGTLNVFDLPSGPGVRVDTFGYSGYRTSAAFDSLLAKVIVHSPSPKWTDVVHKAARTLREFRIGGVATNIPFLGAILAHQSFARNKISTNFIDTHVAALVGTARDLAAPLVEVSEVATATAVATVAPKGSLPVPAPLQGTIVAIEVAEGDLVRPGQQIAVLESMKMEHLVTAPHGGRVTKIAGGPGVTLMHGEPILFLEPAEVDGHATAEEAAIDLDHIRPDLGELIARKAITLDENRPASVERRRKTNQRTARENIAQLVDEGSFVEYGSLAIAAQRRRRKVEDLIKNTPADGLIAGVATVNARDFGADGARCMVISYDYTVLAGTQGHMNHKKIDRMLGLAEQWRMPLVFYAEGGGGRPGDTDRLGMTGLDGPSFVQFAKLSGLVPVIGVVSGYCFAGNAAMLGVCDVIIATKNASIGMGGPAMIEGGGLGVYHPAEVGPVSFQSPNGVIDILVEDEEEATTVAQKYLSYFQGAVQDWKAPDQRLLRRAIPENRLRVYDIRNVIDLMADEGSVLEIRRDFGVGMITAFIRIEGKPFGLIANNPKHLGGAIDAAAGDKAARFMQLCDAFDIPIVSLCDTPGFMVGPEAEKTAIVRHVARMFVTGASITVPLFGIVLRKGYGLGAQSMIGGGFHASFFTVAWPTGEFGGMGLEGYVRLGFRKEMEAIADPVEREKYFQTKVAELYANGKAVSIASVLEIDEVIDPADTRHWIMAGLRSVPKVEPRTHRKRPCIDAW
- a CDS encoding ABC transporter permease; translation: MARRSPVKVIGSRLLQALPVILLATFMVFALLKLVPGDIAVTLAGDNATDARITEIRAIYGLDRPFLVQYGAWLGHVAQGDLSQSLLTGEKVAVSIGRAFPNTLLIVVIALVLALITGIPMGVMAAIKPNGWVDKLISMIASLGVAVPGFWLAMILVAEFSLKLNWLPATGAKSFSASPIDAIRHALLPAVAIAAYGMAEVARQLRGALLEVLSSQYVRTLHAKGLSMSRILWQHGLKNVGVNLLTIISLLVNRMLAATVVIEAVFAIPGLGSLIVRGAIQRDFPIVQGVVFTMVVVVIAVNLITDLLCAAVDPRIEQ
- a CDS encoding NAD(P)/FAD-dependent oxidoreductase; protein product: MAALRQDNSPQSAALDYDVIIIGAGLSGMYQLYRLRELGLSARVFEAGTGVGGTWYWNRYPGARFDSESYSYGYSFSKELLEEWEWSEHFAGQPETLRYCNYVADKFDLRRDIQFESRVTSAIYQDDTRSWQVTLENGARHSCRFLITAIGPLSTPTLPRVEGRDDFKGQSFHTARWPKEKVDFAGKRVAVIGTGATGIQTIQTIAGEVGHLTVFQRTANWAAPLHNGKIDAETQRRIKAGYPEIFARCKETFACFVHTPDPRGAFEVSDTEREAFYEKLYGERGFGIWQGNFKDILIDRKANATISDFVARKIRERVKDPEVAEKLIPTNHGFGTRRLPLETFYYEVYNRDNVELVDLKQTPIERITPEGIRTTDKDYAFDIIIYATGFDAITGSFDKIDLRGAHGARLKEKWTHGPETYLGLMVDGFPNMMMLMGPHTALGNIPRSIEYSVDWVTGLLRFAQENGLTFLDATPEGTAGWTDHVKALGVGLLSNEVDSWMTGINRNVEGKQRRIVARYSGSAPAYRARCDEVAAKGYAELRLG
- a CDS encoding GMC family oxidoreductase, translated to MKNDPVDVLIIGAGASGAAIAWSLADTKMHILCLDQGGWMNPAEYPSTGRDWEAKFYGEWSSSPNVRKRPEDYPINDDNSPIKVVNFNAVGGSTVMYTAHWPRLHPSDFKVKTLDGVADDWPIDYDALTPFFEENDRMMGVSGLSGDPLSPLSHPPMPQQPLGLSGPLIGKAMNKLGWHWWPSDTTVATMDYEGRARCINLGHCTPACAQGAKASTDITYWPHAIRAGVELKTHCRVREILTNEHGMASGVVYYDKDGVEQFQPAEVVIIACNGVGTPRLLLNSVSGKFPNGLANSSGLVGKNLMFHPYAQIYGFVKEPTDSNRAPPTCLWSKEFYDTDLSRGFVRGYGIQFGRGAGPLFEAVASEQKGILPWGGDHHRVFRKLNGHRLAVSAICEDLPEEHNRVTLDPVLKDSHGIPAPKIDYTISANSRKMMDHGLARGREILEAAGATDICINDPIPWGGWHLLGTARMGTDPARSVVNEWGRSHDVKNLFIVDGSIFVTSGGVNPTSTIQALALYIADQMKQRLANLFD
- a CDS encoding cytochrome P450; its protein translation is MGEALRTPTSTDVSNPRLYQDDTWRPLFAQLRRDDPVHYCEASAYGPYWSVTRYDDIFAVELDHQNYSSASELGGIQVADQPKGQERPSFIRMDPPGHTAQRRTVAPIVAPSNLANFDALIRQRTAAVLDALPRNETFDWAERVSVDLTNMMLATLFDFPAEDRAKLTWWSDVAIANVESPDAVVHSEAERTAELIKMGEYFRKLWDARIDAAPTFDLISMLAHSEATRNLEPREFIGTIGLLIVGGNDTTRNSMSAGLMALCENPGQFELVRARPELIPNLVSETIRYHTPVLHMRRTARNDVELAGRRIRKGDKVVMWYISGNRDEDKIERADEFIIDRAKPRQHLAFGAGVHRCVGDRLAEQQLRILWEEVLARDLRFELMGPPQRLYSNFIRGIRSLPVRIVN
- a CDS encoding ABC transporter permease, whose translation is MTDTALAPLRMPAKPTRLRRFLRWLAGDLRAALSILVLSVLVVVAIGAPWIAPYAPTAQDVNNMLAPPGPLHLLGTDDLGRDIFSRLIYGAPATVYASLLAVGVAVLIGLPVGLIAGYFGGWIDDVISRIIDTFLSFPAIVLAIAVTGALGIGLTNGMIAIGITMFPALARIVRARTLIVRQELYVDASRGFGAPTWHVLWRHVLPNTLQPVIVQVTLLLAAALLAEASLSFLGLGIQPPDPSWGAMLARAYQYMEIAPEQMYAPGLAILVVSLAFNALGESLRVVLDPTMKDR